One genomic region from Desulfallas thermosapovorans DSM 6562 encodes:
- a CDS encoding TusE/DsrC/DsvC family sulfur relay protein, translating to MPCSIVVNGVEIELDEDGFMIDPDLWNEDVAIALAASEGIARLNEDHWKVINYLRDYYKQYQIAPMVRKLCNDTGYNLNYVYRLFPSGPARGACKLAGLAKPTGCV from the coding sequence TGCCTTGTTCCATTGTCGTGAACGGCGTGGAAATAGAGCTGGACGAGGACGGTTTCATGATTGACCCGGACTTGTGGAATGAAGATGTGGCCATTGCTTTGGCAGCCTCCGAGGGGATAGCCAGGTTAAACGAAGATCATTGGAAAGTGATTAACTACCTGCGCGATTATTACAAGCAATACCAAATTGCGCCCATGGTCCGAAAACTCTGTAATGATACGGGCTACAACTTGAATTACGTTTACAGGCTTTTCCCGTCCGGCCCGGCCAGGGGCGCTTGCAAACTGGCGGGGCTGGCCAAGCCGACCGGATGTGTTTGA